One region of Aeromicrobium sp. Sec7.5 genomic DNA includes:
- a CDS encoding HNH endonuclease, which yields MFEDLAPEEVLAAVAGADFGVHEPIDIMGGKHVDAIAALERVVRVTQARIVEQVDALHALRWSTGPSLEGDPSLTVAAESALARGMSPTAGRSMLATAVHLRSMPVLREAFGQGRVSEATVRAVVRVVRDLDVDTVAAVDGALEGRLDGVSAPRAGELARTAVVEHDVEAAATRERVARAEQYVSYWDEPDGVGTLIVHGPAEQLVGIRQALQVHADRLRARGDERDRGQIMVNTLFERATGIETVAGPEIELSVLMPIEALHGQPVAAELAGHGPISPQLAAELVDGAHQTWFRRLFTDPTGSLAGLDRTRRCFTGTLASWIRTRDHHRCRQPSCGCRIREIDHIQPHRNGGPTTQDNGQGLCRLSHLVKELPGWQVQSFPDGSVTWTTPTRHTYTSPPPRPHRRT from the coding sequence ATGTTCGAGGATCTGGCACCTGAGGAGGTGCTCGCCGCGGTGGCGGGTGCTGACTTCGGCGTGCATGAACCGATCGACATCATGGGCGGCAAGCACGTCGACGCGATTGCGGCGTTGGAGCGGGTGGTGCGTGTGACGCAGGCCCGGATCGTGGAGCAGGTGGATGCTCTTCATGCCCTGCGTTGGTCCACCGGGCCTTCGCTCGAGGGCGACCCGTCGCTCACGGTCGCCGCGGAGTCGGCGCTGGCGCGTGGCATGTCGCCCACGGCGGGCCGCTCGATGCTCGCGACGGCCGTGCACCTGCGATCCATGCCGGTCCTGCGTGAGGCGTTCGGGCAGGGCCGTGTGTCGGAGGCCACGGTGCGGGCGGTCGTGCGGGTCGTGCGCGACCTGGACGTCGACACGGTGGCGGCGGTCGACGGTGCGCTCGAGGGCCGCCTCGACGGTGTCAGTGCCCCGCGGGCTGGCGAGCTGGCCCGCACCGCCGTGGTGGAGCACGATGTCGAGGCTGCGGCCACGCGCGAGAGGGTCGCGCGGGCCGAGCAGTACGTGTCGTACTGGGACGAGCCCGACGGTGTCGGCACGCTGATCGTGCACGGCCCGGCCGAGCAGCTCGTGGGCATCCGGCAGGCGCTGCAGGTCCACGCCGACCGGCTGCGAGCCCGCGGCGACGAGCGCGACCGCGGGCAGATCATGGTCAACACGCTGTTCGAGCGCGCCACCGGTATCGAGACCGTGGCCGGTCCTGAGATCGAGCTGTCGGTGCTGATGCCGATCGAGGCACTCCACGGGCAACCGGTCGCCGCCGAGCTCGCGGGTCACGGCCCCATCTCACCGCAGCTGGCCGCCGAGCTCGTCGACGGAGCCCACCAGACCTGGTTCCGCCGACTCTTCACCGATCCCACGGGCTCACTGGCCGGGCTCGACCGCACCCGCCGCTGCTTCACCGGCACCCTGGCGTCCTGGATCCGCACCCGCGACCATCACCGGTGCCGACAACCGTCGTGCGGGTGCCGGATCCGCGAGATCGACCACATCCAACCCCACCGCAACGGCGGACCCACCACCCAGGACAACGGTCAGGGCCTGTGCCGCCTCTCCCACCTCGTCAAGGAACTGCCCGGCTGGCAGGTCCAGTCCTTTCCTGACGGCAGTGTCACCTGGACCACCCCGACCAGACACACCTACACCTCACCACCGCCCAGGCCCCACCGACGCACGTGA
- a CDS encoding DsbA family protein, protein MNRTLRPTRPLVISAVVVVLALGLAACGGDTDGSDSPSSDTSPSGPDAAVERVELDPTEGVSYPETPASDAPVVEIYSDFQCPICQVFADTYLGSLRDAADAGKINLVLHQFSFLDRVSRNEYSSRSANAATCVYVEGGSTAYLDYYEALFENQPAEGTAGPEDDELVDLAATVGVTGIDDCVTGGAYDDYVEDAADAAQDADVNGTPTVIVDGEVADLANLESVIRDLTA, encoded by the coding sequence ATGAACCGGACCCTTCGCCCGACCCGTCCGCTCGTGATCAGCGCCGTGGTGGTGGTGCTCGCCCTCGGCCTCGCCGCGTGCGGCGGCGACACGGATGGCTCCGACTCGCCGAGCTCGGACACCTCGCCCTCAGGCCCGGACGCGGCGGTCGAGCGCGTGGAACTGGATCCCACCGAGGGGGTCAGCTACCCGGAGACCCCGGCGTCCGACGCGCCTGTCGTCGAGATCTACAGCGACTTCCAGTGCCCGATCTGCCAGGTGTTCGCCGACACCTACCTGGGATCGCTCCGCGACGCGGCTGACGCAGGGAAGATCAACCTCGTGCTGCACCAGTTCTCGTTCCTGGACCGCGTCAGCCGCAACGAGTACTCCAGCCGGTCCGCCAACGCTGCGACCTGCGTCTACGTCGAGGGTGGCAGCACGGCCTACCTCGACTACTACGAGGCGCTGTTCGAGAACCAGCCCGCCGAGGGCACCGCGGGACCGGAGGACGACGAGCTGGTCGATCTCGCCGCCACCGTCGGCGTGACGGGCATCGACGACTGCGTGACCGGTGGTGCGTACGACGACTACGTCGAGGACGCGGCTGATGCGGCCCAGGACGCCGACGTGAACGGCACGCCCACCGTGATCGTCGACGGCGAGGTCGCCGACCTGGCGAACCTCGAGTCGGTCATCCGGGACCTCACGGCCTGA
- a CDS encoding phosphatase domain-containing protein → MTRDAVIIDLDGTLVDTSGVEHLLEGEDRDFRAFQEAAVGCPPNPGMVAVAREQHEAGRAVLVVSSREFIWLDPTLDWLVQHDVPHDGVYLRIVGDYRQDVLVKRELLDDVVANGYRVVEAWDDKDRVTQMWIEQGIEGHETLR, encoded by the coding sequence ATGACTCGCGACGCCGTGATCATCGACCTCGACGGAACGCTGGTCGACACGTCCGGCGTCGAGCACCTGCTCGAGGGTGAGGACCGCGACTTCCGGGCCTTCCAGGAGGCGGCCGTCGGCTGCCCGCCGAACCCCGGGATGGTCGCCGTCGCGCGTGAGCAGCACGAGGCCGGGCGGGCCGTCCTGGTGGTCTCCTCACGCGAGTTCATCTGGCTCGACCCGACGCTCGACTGGCTCGTGCAGCACGACGTGCCCCACGACGGCGTGTACCTGCGGATCGTCGGCGACTACCGCCAGGACGTCCTCGTGAAGCGGGAGCTCCTGGACGACGTCGTCGCCAACGGCTACCGGGTGGTGGAGGCGTGGGACGACAAGGACCGCGTCACCCAGATGTGGATCGAGCAGGGGATCGAGGGCCACGAGACCCTCCGCTGA
- a CDS encoding DUF3145 domain-containing protein, protein MADSTAVRSARGVVFIHSAPSALCPHVEWAVTGVLDGKVELAWQGQPAEPGTYRAELSWTGPVGSAAAIASALRGWDLLRFEVTEDATASSEGARYSYVPELGIFHAVVGVHGDIVIPEDRIKAMRERASRGDVALDEALDALLGVQWDAELEPFRHAGDGAPVRWLHQVV, encoded by the coding sequence ATGGCCGACAGCACTGCTGTGCGCTCAGCGCGAGGCGTGGTGTTCATCCACTCCGCGCCGTCAGCGCTGTGCCCGCACGTCGAGTGGGCCGTCACCGGCGTGCTCGACGGCAAGGTCGAGCTGGCCTGGCAGGGGCAGCCCGCTGAGCCCGGCACGTATCGCGCGGAGCTCTCGTGGACCGGCCCGGTGGGTTCCGCGGCCGCGATCGCGAGTGCGCTGCGCGGGTGGGACCTCCTGCGGTTCGAGGTCACCGAGGACGCCACGGCGTCGTCGGAGGGTGCTCGCTACTCCTACGTCCCCGAGCTCGGCATCTTTCACGCCGTGGTCGGTGTGCACGGCGACATCGTGATCCCGGAGGACCGGATCAAGGCCATGCGGGAGCGTGCCTCCCGCGGCGACGTCGCCCTCGACGAAGCGCTCGACGCCCTCCTGGGCGTGCAGTGGGACGCCGAGCTCGAGCCCTTCCGGCACGCCGGCGACGGAGCACCGGTGCGCTGGCTGCACCAGGTGGTGTGA
- a CDS encoding acyl carrier protein, with protein MQSDGEVRASVTDLVVRLTGTDSSQIQPTSRLKDLGIDSLLAVELADELGRQHGLYLSDQAVDSMRTVEDAVRAVVHHDGATAPSWAQSPDAGPVLLDTVATEGSTSGSSDELTEHDVPLDRRRFTAGAITTALTMIVIGGLIGVAFGFGASTLLASTGLGDTALPPISPSPTADEEEETEATPSPTPTPTEPSAPAAPEPSLAASSTTVSPGTRFTLTGAIPALGPGAQLQVQVKDAGSEWDDFPVTLTTGAEGGFSAEVYTTRTGTREWRLVNTDSGQATPSVAVTIG; from the coding sequence ATGCAGTCCGACGGGGAGGTCAGAGCGAGCGTCACCGACCTCGTCGTCCGGCTCACCGGCACCGACTCGTCGCAGATCCAGCCCACGAGCCGGCTCAAGGACCTCGGCATCGACTCCCTCCTGGCGGTCGAGCTCGCCGACGAGCTCGGACGCCAGCACGGGTTGTACCTGTCCGACCAGGCGGTCGACTCGATGCGCACCGTCGAGGACGCCGTGCGCGCGGTGGTCCACCACGACGGCGCGACGGCGCCCTCCTGGGCGCAGAGCCCCGATGCCGGCCCGGTCCTCCTCGACACGGTCGCGACCGAAGGATCGACCAGCGGATCGTCCGACGAGCTGACCGAGCACGACGTGCCGCTGGACCGCCGTCGCTTCACCGCCGGGGCGATCACGACGGCGCTGACGATGATCGTGATCGGCGGCCTGATCGGCGTCGCCTTCGGTTTCGGTGCCTCAACCCTCCTCGCGTCGACCGGACTCGGCGACACGGCGCTGCCGCCGATCTCGCCCTCACCCACGGCTGACGAGGAGGAGGAGACCGAGGCCACCCCGAGCCCGACCCCCACCCCGACCGAGCCGTCCGCCCCGGCGGCGCCGGAGCCCAGCCTCGCGGCATCATCGACCACGGTCTCCCCCGGCACGCGGTTCACGCTGACGGGCGCGATCCCGGCGCTCGGCCCGGGAGCCCAGCTGCAGGTGCAGGTCAAGGACGCGGGCAGCGAGTGGGACGACTTCCCCGTGACCCTCACGACGGGCGCCGAGGGAGGGTTCTCGGCCGAGGTCTACACCACGCGCACGGGCACCCGCGAGTGGCGCCTCGTCAACACCGACTCGGGTCAGGCCACCCCGTCGGTCGCGGTCACGATCGGCTGA
- a CDS encoding alpha/beta fold hydrolase has protein sequence MTSPELQYVVVHGYRRAFRKVGSGPALLLIHGMACDSSTWDDVIAPLAEHFTVIAPDLLGHGDSDKPNGDYSIGGYANGMRDLLTVLGIDKVTIVGHSFGGGVAMQFAYQFPERTERVVLVSSGGLGPEVTAFIRMLTLPGAPLVLAFATARAWRPFVAAGLRGLASTGLSATRDLGEVARIYESFAEPRSRAAVRRLTSHVLDWRGQYVTMTDRTYLAQLMPVLVVWGRDDRVIPASHAVNASHASLTDVRVLADSGHFPHKDHPERFVELITEFVTENPPASYHRGRWRAMLRRGDQAVLTTVPDSSSPAI, from the coding sequence GTGACCAGCCCGGAGCTCCAGTACGTCGTCGTCCACGGGTACCGGCGGGCGTTCCGGAAGGTCGGCTCCGGCCCGGCCCTGCTGCTGATCCACGGAATGGCGTGCGACTCCTCCACCTGGGACGACGTCATCGCCCCGCTGGCCGAGCACTTCACCGTCATCGCGCCGGACCTGTTGGGCCACGGCGACTCCGACAAGCCCAACGGCGACTACTCGATCGGCGGCTACGCCAACGGGATGCGTGACCTGCTGACGGTGCTCGGCATCGACAAGGTCACGATCGTGGGGCACAGCTTCGGCGGCGGCGTCGCGATGCAGTTCGCCTACCAGTTCCCCGAGCGCACCGAGCGGGTCGTGCTGGTCTCGAGCGGCGGTCTCGGACCCGAGGTCACGGCGTTCATCCGCATGCTGACCCTGCCGGGCGCGCCGCTGGTGCTGGCGTTCGCCACCGCCCGTGCATGGCGGCCCTTCGTCGCCGCGGGGCTGCGCGGTCTGGCCTCGACCGGCCTGAGCGCGACGCGCGACCTCGGGGAGGTGGCGCGGATCTACGAGTCCTTCGCCGAGCCCCGTTCCCGTGCCGCGGTCCGGCGTCTGACGAGCCACGTGCTCGACTGGCGCGGGCAGTACGTGACGATGACCGACCGCACCTACCTCGCGCAGCTCATGCCGGTGCTCGTCGTGTGGGGCCGCGACGACCGGGTCATCCCGGCCTCGCACGCCGTCAACGCCTCCCACGCGTCCCTGACGGACGTGCGGGTGCTCGCCGACTCAGGACACTTCCCGCACAAGGACCACCCGGAGCGGTTCGTCGAGCTCATCACGGAGTTCGTGACCGAGAACCCGCCGGCCTCGTACCACCGGGGTCGGTGGCGGGCCATGCTGCGTCGCGGCGATCAGGCCGTGCTGACGACCGTGCCCGACTCGTCCTCGCCGGCGATCTAG
- a CDS encoding phosphatase PAP2 family protein has protein sequence MLRRNPYTFIGIVALGFAIIAVTFSVQLDIPMRDPEGFLGPAYVRLPLLAMLFFAAGIIPQAILRYGFKRVVWGVREVIRTDWTWARFGYIAAGLLAFYTSYVSYRNLKGYLPDLRPPSFDLELERLDHWLFFGNYPSDLLHSLLGTGIVAQVIAVIYVSYLMLIPITLGAYLVLNRDVSIGAWYATALSLNWILGTVSYYILPTVGPAFAFPTRFEIIDGTPASELQRSLFRAGRDVIENDQSSSIYGIAGFASLHVSVVFTACLFFEMTKIHPLLRATAWVYFVGTVLATVYFGWHYVSDDIAGLLIGVIAVYGGAWATGNTKRQKARAAAGHPDVDIPDVRPHGDDEAATAKVGA, from the coding sequence ATGCTGCGCCGCAACCCCTACACGTTCATCGGCATCGTGGCTCTGGGCTTTGCGATCATCGCGGTCACCTTCTCGGTCCAGCTCGACATCCCGATGCGCGACCCGGAGGGATTCCTCGGTCCCGCCTATGTGCGGCTCCCGCTGCTGGCGATGCTGTTCTTCGCCGCGGGCATCATCCCCCAGGCGATCCTCCGCTACGGCTTCAAGCGGGTCGTCTGGGGCGTGCGCGAGGTCATCCGCACCGACTGGACGTGGGCCCGCTTCGGCTACATCGCCGCCGGCCTGCTGGCGTTCTACACGTCGTACGTGAGCTACCGGAACCTGAAGGGCTACCTCCCCGACCTTCGGCCGCCGTCGTTCGACCTGGAGCTCGAGCGGCTCGACCACTGGCTGTTCTTCGGCAACTACCCGTCGGACCTCCTGCACAGCCTGCTCGGCACGGGGATCGTCGCCCAGGTCATCGCCGTGATCTACGTCAGCTACCTGATGCTGATCCCCATCACGTTGGGCGCCTACCTCGTGCTCAACCGCGACGTCTCGATCGGCGCCTGGTATGCCACGGCGCTCAGCCTCAACTGGATCCTCGGCACCGTCAGCTACTACATCCTGCCCACCGTGGGTCCGGCCTTCGCGTTCCCGACCCGGTTCGAGATCATCGACGGCACACCAGCCTCCGAGCTGCAGCGTTCTCTGTTCCGGGCCGGCCGTGACGTCATCGAGAACGACCAGAGCAGCAGCATCTACGGCATTGCCGGCTTCGCGTCGTTGCACGTCTCGGTCGTCTTCACCGCGTGCCTGTTCTTCGAGATGACCAAGATCCACCCGTTGCTGCGCGCCACCGCCTGGGTCTACTTCGTGGGCACGGTCCTGGCCACGGTCTACTTCGGCTGGCACTACGTCTCCGACGACATCGCGGGCCTGCTCATCGGCGTCATCGCGGTCTACGGAGGTGCCTGGGCCACCGGGAACACCAAGCGGCAGAAGGCCAGAGCCGCCGCCGGGCACCCGGACGTCGACATCCCCGACGTCCGGCCGCACGGCGACGACGAGGCAGCGACCGCGAAGGTCGGGGCCTAG
- the aceE gene encoding pyruvate dehydrogenase (acetyl-transferring), homodimeric type, whose product MPQPGANDRRPVIHEGLPTQLPDIDPDETSDWVASLDAMVDERGRDRARYVMLRLLERARERQVGVPALRSTDYINTIPPEREPWFPGNEAIERRIRAYIRWNAAVMVSRANRPGLGVGGHIASYQSAASLYEVGFNHFFRGKDHPGGGDHIYFQGHAAPGIYARSYLEGRLTETQMDRFRQEKSHGEGEGLSSYPHPRLMPDYWEFPTVSMGLGGINSIYQARFNRYLQHRGIKDTSQQRVWTFLGDGEMGEPESLGAISVAAREELDNLTWVINCNLQQLDGPVRGNGKIIQELEAYFRGAGWNVIKVVWGREWDDLLARDTDGALVNQMNRTPDGQFQTLSVETGDYNRENFFGPDPRLTQMVEHLSDEQIERLPRGGHDYRKVYAAFDAATKHTGQPTVILAHTVKGWLLDSFKGRNATHQMKKLTKDDLKGFRDRLNIPVTDEQIDQDLAPFYHPGADSEEIQYMLARRESLGGSLPKRKVDVKPLTLPGDDAYAELKKGSGKQEIATTMAFVRLLRDLMKDKEIGQRIVPIAPDEYRTFGMDSMFPSAKIYSPHGQTYESVDRKLLLAYKESTEGQLLHEGISEAGAVASATAAGTAYSTHGEPMIPVYLFYSMFGFQRTADSIWAMADQLSRGFLIGATAGRTTLTGEGLQHADGHSPLIAQTNPAVVHYDPAFAYEIAHIMQSGLDRMYGTSEQHPHGEDVLFYLTVYNEPAVQAAEPEGLDVSGLLKGAYKFKPAESGPAATRILASGVAVPWAVRAQKILADEFDVSTDVWSVTSWNELARDAARAERANLAKPEADQAVPYVTSALADEVDVTVAVSDYMRAVPDQIARWVPGPWIALGADGFGFADTRAAARRYFQIDAESIVVATLTGLYREGKIDASVVRDAAERFRIDDPMAVAGVAQEGGDA is encoded by the coding sequence ATGCCGCAACCCGGCGCGAACGATCGTCGTCCCGTCATCCACGAGGGACTGCCCACCCAGCTGCCCGACATCGACCCGGACGAGACGTCCGACTGGGTGGCGTCGCTGGACGCCATGGTGGACGAGCGCGGCCGCGACCGAGCCCGGTACGTCATGCTCCGCCTGCTCGAGCGGGCCCGTGAGCGCCAGGTCGGCGTGCCCGCCCTGCGCAGCACCGACTACATCAACACGATCCCGCCGGAGCGCGAGCCCTGGTTCCCGGGCAACGAGGCGATCGAGCGCCGCATCCGGGCGTACATCCGCTGGAACGCCGCCGTCATGGTCTCGCGCGCCAACCGCCCCGGACTCGGTGTCGGCGGCCACATCGCCAGCTACCAGAGCGCGGCGAGCCTCTACGAGGTCGGCTTCAACCACTTCTTCCGCGGCAAGGACCACCCCGGCGGTGGCGACCACATCTACTTCCAGGGCCACGCCGCGCCCGGCATCTACGCCCGCTCGTACCTCGAGGGACGCCTGACCGAGACGCAGATGGACCGCTTCCGCCAGGAGAAGTCGCACGGCGAGGGCGAGGGCCTGTCGTCGTACCCGCACCCGCGCCTGATGCCCGACTACTGGGAGTTCCCCACGGTCTCGATGGGCCTGGGCGGCATCAACTCGATCTACCAGGCACGGTTCAACCGCTACCTGCAGCACCGCGGCATCAAGGACACGAGCCAGCAGCGCGTCTGGACGTTCCTGGGCGACGGCGAGATGGGCGAGCCCGAGTCGCTCGGCGCGATCAGCGTCGCCGCGCGCGAGGAGCTCGACAACCTCACCTGGGTCATCAACTGCAACCTGCAGCAGCTCGACGGTCCGGTGCGCGGCAACGGCAAGATCATCCAGGAGCTCGAGGCGTACTTCCGTGGCGCCGGCTGGAACGTCATCAAGGTCGTGTGGGGCCGCGAGTGGGACGACCTGCTCGCGCGCGACACCGACGGCGCGCTCGTCAACCAGATGAACCGCACGCCCGACGGCCAGTTCCAGACCCTGTCGGTCGAGACCGGCGACTACAACCGCGAGAACTTCTTCGGCCCCGACCCGCGCCTGACGCAGATGGTCGAGCACCTCTCCGACGAGCAGATCGAGCGCCTCCCCCGCGGCGGCCACGACTACCGCAAGGTCTACGCCGCGTTCGACGCGGCCACGAAGCACACCGGTCAACCCACCGTGATCCTGGCGCACACCGTGAAGGGCTGGCTGCTCGACTCCTTCAAGGGCCGCAACGCGACCCACCAGATGAAGAAGCTCACGAAGGACGACCTGAAGGGCTTCCGCGACCGACTCAACATCCCGGTCACCGACGAGCAGATCGACCAGGACCTCGCGCCGTTCTACCACCCGGGCGCCGACAGCGAGGAGATCCAGTACATGCTGGCTCGCCGCGAGTCGCTCGGCGGATCGCTGCCGAAGCGCAAGGTCGACGTCAAGCCGCTCACGCTCCCCGGCGACGATGCCTACGCCGAGCTCAAGAAGGGCTCGGGCAAGCAGGAGATCGCCACCACCATGGCCTTCGTGCGCCTGCTGCGCGACCTCATGAAGGACAAGGAGATCGGCCAGCGCATCGTGCCGATCGCCCCGGACGAGTACCGCACGTTCGGCATGGACTCGATGTTCCCGTCGGCGAAGATCTACAGCCCGCACGGCCAGACGTACGAGTCGGTCGATCGCAAGCTGCTGCTGGCCTACAAGGAGTCGACCGAAGGCCAGCTCCTCCACGAGGGCATCAGCGAGGCGGGCGCCGTCGCGTCGGCCACGGCGGCGGGCACGGCGTACTCGACGCACGGTGAGCCGATGATCCCGGTGTACCTCTTCTACTCGATGTTCGGGTTCCAGCGCACCGCCGACTCGATCTGGGCGATGGCCGACCAGCTCTCGCGCGGCTTCCTGATCGGCGCGACCGCGGGCCGGACGACACTGACGGGCGAGGGCCTGCAGCACGCCGACGGCCACTCCCCGCTCATCGCGCAGACCAACCCGGCCGTCGTGCACTACGACCCGGCCTTCGCCTACGAGATCGCCCACATCATGCAGTCGGGACTGGACCGCATGTACGGCACGAGCGAGCAGCACCCGCACGGCGAGGACGTGCTGTTCTACCTCACCGTCTACAACGAGCCCGCCGTGCAGGCGGCGGAGCCCGAGGGTCTCGACGTGAGCGGACTGCTCAAGGGCGCCTACAAGTTCAAGCCGGCCGAGAGCGGCCCGGCGGCCACGCGCATCCTCGCGTCGGGCGTCGCCGTCCCGTGGGCGGTCCGGGCGCAGAAGATCCTCGCTGACGAGTTCGACGTCAGCACCGATGTCTGGTCGGTCACGTCCTGGAACGAGCTGGCCCGCGACGCCGCCCGGGCCGAGCGTGCCAACCTCGCGAAGCCGGAGGCCGACCAGGCCGTGCCGTACGTCACGAGCGCCCTGGCCGACGAGGTCGACGTCACGGTCGCCGTGAGCGACTACATGCGCGCCGTGCCCGACCAGATCGCCCGCTGGGTGCCCGGCCCCTGGATCGCCCTGGGTGCCGATGGCTTCGGCTTCGCCGACACCCGTGCCGCCGCGCGTCGCTACTTCCAGATCGACGCCGAGTCGATCGTCGTGGCCACGCTCACCGGCCTGTACCGCGAGGGCAAGATCGACGCGTCGGTCGTCCGCGACGCCGCCGAGCGCTTCCGTATCGACGATCCGATGGCGGTCGCCGGCGTGGCGCAGGAGGGTGGCGACGCCTGA
- a CDS encoding DUF3052 domain-containing protein, producing the protein MDAAKLGFEPDTVIQELGWDDDVDDAVRAAVETLTGSELVDGEVGLVVDGVILWWRDGDGDLADALMDALQDLAEGGSIWLLTPKVGRPGYVSGADIGEAAPVAGMSTTTTSSATDDWAATKLSTHKR; encoded by the coding sequence GTGGACGCGGCGAAGTTGGGGTTCGAGCCCGACACCGTCATCCAGGAGCTCGGTTGGGATGACGACGTCGACGACGCGGTACGCGCGGCTGTCGAGACCCTGACCGGTAGCGAGCTGGTGGACGGTGAGGTCGGCCTGGTGGTCGACGGAGTGATCCTGTGGTGGCGCGACGGCGACGGTGATCTGGCCGATGCGCTGATGGATGCGCTCCAGGACCTGGCCGAGGGCGGTTCGATCTGGCTGCTCACCCCGAAGGTCGGGCGCCCGGGCTACGTCTCCGGTGCCGACATCGGCGAGGCGGCCCCGGTCGCTGGCATGTCCACCACCACGACGTCGTCGGCCACCGACGACTGGGCTGCGACGAAGCTGTCCACGCACAAGCGCTGA
- a CDS encoding peroxiredoxin — protein sequence MTIEIGQQAPDFTLKNQHGEDVSLAALRGRTVVLVFYPFAFTGVCTGELCELRDNLADLTAGGAEVLAVSCDSRFALRVFADQEGYDFSLLSDFWPHGEVARAYGVFHEQAGAAVRGTFVIDGEGTVRWKVENAIPDARSLDDYRAALAAI from the coding sequence ATGACGATCGAGATCGGCCAGCAGGCCCCCGACTTCACGCTCAAGAACCAGCACGGCGAGGACGTCTCCCTGGCCGCGTTGCGTGGCCGCACCGTGGTGCTGGTGTTCTACCCGTTCGCCTTCACCGGGGTGTGCACCGGTGAGCTGTGCGAGCTGCGCGACAACCTCGCCGACCTCACGGCCGGTGGGGCCGAGGTCCTCGCGGTCTCGTGCGACTCCCGGTTCGCTCTGCGCGTCTTCGCCGACCAAGAGGGCTACGACTTCTCGTTGCTCAGCGACTTCTGGCCGCATGGCGAGGTCGCCCGCGCCTACGGCGTCTTCCACGAGCAGGCGGGGGCGGCCGTCCGCGGGACCTTCGTGATCGACGGCGAGGGCACCGTGCGCTGGAAGGTCGAGAACGCGATCCCCGACGCCCGCTCGCTCGACGACTACCGGGCTGCGCTGGCTGCCATCTGA
- a CDS encoding TetR/AcrR family transcriptional regulator: MTTKRREATRERLVEAARGLLAEIGIQGATVESICERAGFTRGAFYSNYASKDELILDIFGREKVQMIALMQSAVDSEMGKTGDVDGVPAALRAVDRFLAAYPRDRRSFLVHLEFVTHGIRERAVAEVYREVWIETREDIQRVLERGVELLGGRLLVTAEQAVTLLIGAYELAMRDALLQSDAAEADLAQLEELIPALFAALVAQD, from the coding sequence GTGACAACCAAGCGCCGTGAGGCGACCCGGGAGCGGCTCGTGGAGGCCGCCCGAGGCCTGCTGGCCGAGATCGGCATCCAGGGCGCCACGGTCGAGTCGATCTGCGAGCGAGCCGGATTCACTCGTGGCGCGTTCTACTCGAACTACGCCAGCAAGGACGAGCTGATCCTCGACATCTTCGGTCGCGAGAAGGTGCAGATGATCGCGCTGATGCAGTCGGCGGTCGACTCCGAGATGGGCAAGACCGGTGACGTCGACGGGGTGCCGGCCGCGCTGCGCGCCGTCGACCGGTTCCTCGCGGCGTACCCGCGCGACCGCAGGAGCTTCCTGGTCCACCTGGAGTTCGTGACGCACGGGATCCGGGAGCGGGCGGTCGCCGAGGTCTACCGCGAGGTCTGGATCGAGACCCGCGAGGACATCCAGCGCGTGCTGGAGCGCGGCGTCGAGCTGCTCGGCGGGCGACTCCTCGTGACGGCCGAGCAGGCGGTCACGCTGCTGATCGGGGCCTACGAGCTGGCGATGCGTGACGCTCTGCTGCAGTCCGACGCGGCCGAGGCCGACCTGGCCCAGCTCGAGGAGCTCATCCCGGCGCTGTTCGCCGCGCTCGTCGCGCAGGACTGA